One genomic window of Methanosarcina acetivorans C2A includes the following:
- a CDS encoding trans-sulfuration enzyme family protein: MERELKFATKCVHAGEEPDPVFGAHTTPIFQTSTFIFKNVEQGAARFAGEESGYVYTRIPPNTPTHAVLAEKVAVLEGGEAGQTFASGMAAITAVVLSTLKQGDHLISTDVVYGCTYSLFSEILPGFGIDVSFVDTSDIKKVRAAFKPETRMVFLETPANPTITVCDIREISKLAKAQGAICIVDNTFATPYFQKPLELGADISLSSCTKYIGGHADLLGGIVVGSRDFMKSLGKVVGYTGGIMGLHEAWLCIRGLKTLHIRMERHAENALTVANFLEAHPTVEWVRYPGLSNHPQHEVAKKQMSGYGGMLSFEIRGGVEAGRRLMDSVRLCSLAVSLGATDTLIQHPASMTHACIPGHIRNKVGIKDGLVRLSVGIEDPEDIIADLEQALSKVYCRRGNGFDPCN, from the coding sequence ATGGAAAGAGAACTTAAGTTTGCAACCAAATGTGTGCATGCAGGAGAAGAGCCGGACCCTGTCTTCGGGGCGCATACGACTCCGATATTTCAGACTTCAACTTTCATTTTTAAGAATGTCGAACAGGGGGCTGCCAGGTTTGCAGGAGAGGAATCAGGGTACGTATACACAAGAATCCCTCCGAACACACCTACACATGCGGTCCTTGCCGAAAAGGTTGCTGTACTTGAGGGCGGGGAGGCAGGACAGACCTTTGCTTCCGGAATGGCTGCAATAACCGCAGTTGTACTCTCAACCCTGAAACAGGGAGACCACCTGATCTCAACGGATGTGGTGTACGGCTGCACCTACAGCCTCTTTTCGGAGATCCTGCCCGGGTTTGGGATAGATGTCAGTTTTGTTGATACATCCGATATAAAAAAGGTGAGAGCAGCCTTTAAGCCGGAAACCAGAATGGTTTTTCTGGAAACGCCTGCCAATCCCACAATAACGGTCTGCGACATCAGGGAGATTTCCAAACTTGCAAAGGCACAGGGGGCCATTTGCATCGTGGATAATACCTTTGCAACGCCGTATTTCCAGAAACCCCTTGAACTCGGGGCAGACATATCCCTAAGCAGCTGCACAAAATACATAGGCGGGCACGCTGACCTTCTCGGTGGAATCGTTGTAGGGAGCAGGGATTTTATGAAAAGCCTGGGAAAGGTTGTTGGGTATACCGGAGGGATCATGGGACTGCACGAAGCCTGGCTCTGTATCAGGGGGCTTAAGACTCTGCACATCCGGATGGAAAGGCATGCTGAAAACGCCCTGACGGTTGCAAACTTCCTTGAGGCTCATCCCACAGTAGAATGGGTCAGGTATCCCGGACTTTCAAACCATCCTCAGCACGAGGTCGCAAAAAAACAGATGAGCGGCTATGGTGGAATGCTCTCTTTCGAGATCAGGGGAGGAGTTGAAGCCGGGCGCAGGCTTATGGACAGCGTCAGGCTCTGCTCTCTTGCAGTGAGCCTGGGGGCAACTGATACCCTTATCCAACACCCCGCTTCCATGACCCATGCCTGCATTCCCGGGCATATAAGAAACAAGGTCGGAATCAAAGACGGACTTGTCAGGCTGTCTGTTGGAATCGAAGACCCTGAAGATATAATTGCAGACCTTGAACAGGCCCTCTCAAAAGTTTATTGCCGGAGAGGAAACGGATTCGACCCATGTAATTGA
- the pncB gene encoding nicotinate phosphoribosyltransferase translates to MIKSILDNDLYKFTMQMAVLELFPKAEAEYRFTNRGSHHFSEEFVEKLRRVIDEDISALMLTEDEYQWLGENCSFLKPMYLEYLKNFRFKPGEVEVCLTEEKELDIRIKGPWHSTILWEIVLMAAVSELYFTTIEKEWNGKEWDGNISATSESILTAYGEKILEIGKILEENGCLFAEFGTRRRRSFELHDQVMKTLLQIETLTGTSNVFFAKKYGLKPIGTVGHEWIMGTSALIGLRYANRFAFENWVEVYKGDLGIALTDTFGSEAFFKDMDLKLSKIYDGFRHDSGDPFTFVDRVIDHYRKMGIDPMKKVIVFSDALNAEAAIRLKKYCQDKINCSFGIGTSLTNNSEFFRESPPLNMVIKLHSVNGIPVVKLSDSPEKETGERDALRVANYIVGRKGLDE, encoded by the coding sequence GTGATAAAATCGATACTTGATAACGACCTTTATAAATTCACCATGCAAATGGCTGTACTGGAATTATTTCCAAAAGCAGAGGCAGAATATCGTTTTACCAATCGTGGATCCCATCACTTTTCCGAAGAGTTCGTAGAAAAGCTCAGGAGAGTCATAGACGAAGATATCTCCGCCCTGATGCTGACAGAAGACGAATACCAGTGGCTTGGTGAAAACTGCTCTTTTTTAAAACCGATGTACCTTGAATACCTCAAAAATTTCCGCTTCAAACCCGGGGAAGTAGAAGTCTGCCTCACCGAAGAAAAAGAACTGGACATCCGAATAAAAGGGCCCTGGCATAGCACGATTCTCTGGGAGATTGTTCTTATGGCTGCGGTCTCCGAACTCTACTTCACGACTATAGAAAAGGAATGGAACGGAAAGGAATGGGACGGAAACATCTCCGCGACATCCGAATCCATCCTTACAGCCTATGGAGAAAAAATCCTGGAAATCGGAAAGATCCTTGAGGAAAACGGTTGCCTTTTTGCCGAGTTCGGGACCCGCAGGCGAAGAAGCTTTGAACTCCACGACCAGGTGATGAAAACCCTTCTGCAGATAGAAACCCTCACAGGGACCAGCAATGTCTTTTTTGCAAAAAAGTATGGTTTAAAACCTATAGGTACGGTAGGCCACGAGTGGATTATGGGCACTTCTGCGCTTATAGGGCTCAGGTATGCTAACCGCTTCGCTTTCGAAAACTGGGTGGAGGTCTACAAAGGAGACCTTGGGATTGCCCTTACGGATACCTTCGGCTCTGAGGCCTTTTTTAAGGATATGGATCTGAAACTGTCAAAAATCTACGACGGGTTCAGACACGACAGTGGAGACCCTTTCACCTTTGTGGACAGGGTGATAGATCATTACAGGAAAATGGGCATCGACCCGATGAAAAAGGTAATAGTTTTCAGCGATGCCCTCAACGCCGAAGCCGCAATCCGGCTCAAAAAATACTGCCAGGACAAAATCAACTGCAGTTTCGGGATAGGTACAAGCCTTACCAACAATTCGGAATTTTTCCGGGAAAGTCCTCCCCTGAATATGGTGATTAAACTCCACAGTGTTAACGGCATTCCGGTAGTGAAATTAAGCGACTCTCCCGAAAAAGAGACAGGAGAAAGGGACGCCCTGAGGGTTGCAAACTATATCGTCGGAAGAAAAGGGCTGGATGAATGA
- a CDS encoding type 1 glutamine amidotransferase domain-containing protein — MKALVFGADGFEDLELFYPYHRLKEEGITTHVASMKKGPITGKHGYEITADIAFKDVNSADYDIIVISGGKGPEKMRLDKDALEIVKNFFKKNKPVASICHGPQVLVSADVIKGRKATCWIGIRDDIIAAGAQYEDSEVVVDGNLVSSRNPGDLHAFGREMIKLLK; from the coding sequence ATGAAAGCACTTGTATTCGGAGCCGATGGTTTTGAAGACCTTGAACTTTTTTATCCTTACCACCGTCTGAAAGAGGAAGGTATAACCACACATGTAGCCTCTATGAAAAAGGGGCCGATAACAGGAAAGCACGGCTATGAAATCACTGCCGATATCGCTTTTAAGGATGTGAACTCTGCAGATTATGATATCATCGTAATCTCCGGCGGAAAAGGTCCGGAAAAAATGAGGCTTGATAAGGATGCCCTTGAGATTGTAAAAAACTTTTTCAAGAAAAACAAACCCGTTGCTTCAATCTGCCACGGCCCGCAGGTTCTTGTCTCGGCAGACGTGATAAAAGGCAGGAAAGCTACCTGCTGGATAGGAATCAGGGACGACATCATAGCTGCAGGAGCACAATACGAAGATAGTGAAGTTGTCGTGGACGGGAACCTCGTATCTTCAAGGAATCCAGGAGATCTGCATGCTTTCGGAAGGGAAATGATCAAATTGCTGAAATGA
- a CDS encoding TolB family protein has protein sequence MREILKGFCSLLFIVILVLPVEAVPNELSEYDNFTEDSGLNKTSNASRYYFDSDSGLICVAAGKTVDSGEIISADELVEEITFLTDSPESESSPVWTADGQYIMYTVERNDSENLESYRMKADGSSIERTGIGEGNLAGFSDINLNGTELIFTKSINSQPGLYLANLENGTVFPVADDPQISEYWGAWCRLGKKITYTQKAAEIPSQLWIVDRDGSNKFRLGTSENVGTGKDWCPLGLRVIYSAKDSEDNSDLWVIDFYGTNQVRLTNTSCNEWNPSFSPNGKWIAYVSDEGGSPDIWLRDIEGNYRSRVTNNTGSPDSVPKWSPDGSKIVFAGYNPENNSEINSTNTDMINGSNINGSDIDANGSDIDEINGSNATTFESSDTATVSGSDIVIIKLVSSSYISPYPEITSVKAAPPEGVSPEGNVTISVTVLNEGGNASEGYISVSFPENETIEDVEGTGSSVDVYSKGNSIQGNTGEITAQYPLVELAEYDWGAGKEETLNVTVTPNNRTEEIVFFVRSWLKDDSNGTYIRDPSLSADRDQQGYAVYRYSTGILQSIQ, from the coding sequence ATGAGAGAAATACTCAAAGGTTTTTGTTCTTTATTGTTCATTGTAATTCTCGTCCTGCCTGTGGAGGCAGTACCCAATGAACTGTCTGAATACGACAACTTTACAGAGGATTCGGGATTAAACAAAACCTCAAATGCTTCGCGTTACTACTTTGATTCCGATTCCGGTTTGATCTGTGTTGCTGCAGGAAAGACCGTAGATTCTGGGGAAATTATCTCTGCAGATGAGCTTGTGGAAGAAATCACTTTTCTTACTGACAGTCCAGAATCGGAATCGTCTCCGGTCTGGACTGCAGACGGCCAGTACATCATGTACACCGTTGAAAGAAACGACTCAGAAAATTTAGAATCATATCGGATGAAAGCAGATGGAAGTTCGATCGAAAGAACCGGAATTGGGGAAGGAAACCTTGCCGGTTTCAGTGATATAAATCTTAATGGAACAGAACTGATTTTTACAAAATCAATTAATTCTCAGCCTGGACTGTATCTGGCAAATCTTGAGAATGGAACAGTATTCCCTGTTGCTGATGACCCGCAGATCTCCGAATACTGGGGGGCTTGGTGCCGCCTCGGGAAAAAAATAACCTACACGCAGAAGGCGGCAGAGATCCCGTCGCAGTTATGGATAGTTGACCGGGACGGAAGCAACAAATTCAGGCTTGGAACCTCTGAAAATGTGGGGACTGGGAAGGACTGGTGTCCTCTAGGGCTGAGAGTGATATACAGCGCAAAAGATTCAGAAGATAACTCAGATCTATGGGTAATAGACTTTTATGGTACAAACCAGGTCAGGTTAACAAATACATCCTGTAACGAATGGAACCCCTCTTTCAGTCCAAACGGAAAATGGATAGCGTACGTCTCAGACGAAGGCGGAAGCCCTGATATCTGGCTCAGGGATATCGAAGGAAACTATAGATCCAGAGTTACAAACAACACCGGAAGTCCTGATTCTGTTCCAAAGTGGAGCCCTGACGGGTCAAAAATCGTTTTTGCGGGATACAACCCGGAGAATAATTCTGAAATTAATTCGACGAACACTGATATGATAAACGGTTCCAACATTAATGGTTCGGATATTGATGCAAATGGTTCGGATATTGATGAAATAAATGGTTCCAATGCAACTACATTTGAAAGTTCAGATACAGCTACAGTTAGTGGTTCTGACATTGTTATTATAAAGCTCGTCTCCTCCTCTTATATCTCCCCCTATCCAGAAATCACCAGTGTAAAAGCCGCTCCTCCCGAAGGAGTTTCTCCGGAGGGAAATGTCACAATTTCCGTAACAGTACTCAATGAAGGAGGAAACGCATCTGAAGGCTATATCTCAGTCTCCTTCCCTGAAAATGAGACGATAGAAGATGTAGAGGGAACAGGCAGCAGTGTTGATGTTTATTCAAAAGGAAATTCTATCCAGGGAAATACCGGAGAGATAACCGCTCAGTATCCACTTGTTGAACTTGCGGAGTATGATTGGGGTGCGGGGAAGGAAGAAACGCTCAACGTGACAGTGACACCGAATAACCGAACCGAGGAAATTGTGTTTTTCGTAAGGTCCTGGCTGAAAGACGATAGCAACGGCACTTACATAAGAGACCCTTCACTCTCTGCGGACCGGGACCAGCAGGGATATGCTGTATACAGATATTCTACAGGTATTCTACAGAGTATTCAATGA
- a CDS encoding protealysin inhibitor emfourin yields MHIDFESSGGYANIKLKYHGNTDTLPEEVADKLIQLVESSRIFDLKEKEVIPNLSGPPDVLHYKLMVHEGNMRISLSFNDITAPDSLLPLITFLQELAWDQIRKGK; encoded by the coding sequence ATGCACATCGACTTTGAAAGTTCAGGTGGATATGCCAATATTAAGTTAAAATATCATGGGAACACAGATACACTTCCTGAAGAAGTTGCCGATAAGCTCATACAGCTTGTAGAAAGCTCCAGGATATTTGACCTTAAAGAAAAAGAAGTTATTCCCAATTTATCCGGCCCTCCTGATGTATTGCACTATAAACTTATGGTTCATGAAGGAAATATGAGGATTTCTTTATCATTTAATGACATTACGGCTCCAGATTCATTACTTCCTCTAATAACTTTTTTGCAAGAACTTGCATGGGATCAGATCAGAAAAGGCAAATAA